From Rhodovastum atsumiense, a single genomic window includes:
- a CDS encoding polyhydroxyalkanoate depolymerase encodes MLYHVYEMQRVTLAPMRMLANHALTLLDTPFNPWRPTMVGRLTHAALDSFEHSTRRFGKPEFGHKRTIINGEPVEITEEIVVTDPWCDLLRFRRAVERPHDPKLLIVAPMSGHYATLLRGTVKAFLPDHDVYITDWRDAREVPLAGPDFDLNDYIDYVIRYLHLLGRDTHVIAVCQPSVPVVAAISLMNEAKDPSAPQSVSLIGGPIDTRVGITSVNDFAKKHSIDWFRRHVIHRVPIGYPGSFRRVYPGFLQLAGFMAMNIDRHMEAHWQMFLHLVEGDGETLTSKRRFYEEYRAVMDMSADFYLQTIHSVFQEHLLPRGLLLYRGHRVDPSAIERTAIQTIEGERDDISGIGQTKATHTMTPNLASEMREHWEQPGVGHYGLFNGQRFRAEIAPRIKAFIRAHHDVAYRDRAA; translated from the coding sequence GTGCTCTATCACGTCTATGAAATGCAGCGCGTCACTCTCGCCCCCATGCGGATGCTGGCGAATCATGCGTTGACGTTGCTGGATACGCCCTTCAATCCCTGGCGTCCGACCATGGTCGGCCGGCTGACACACGCCGCGCTTGACAGTTTCGAGCACAGTACACGCCGTTTCGGCAAACCCGAGTTCGGGCACAAGCGCACCATCATCAACGGTGAACCGGTGGAGATCACGGAGGAGATCGTCGTCACCGATCCCTGGTGCGACCTGCTGCGCTTCCGCCGTGCCGTCGAGCGGCCTCATGATCCGAAATTGCTGATCGTGGCGCCGATGTCAGGCCATTACGCCACGCTGCTGCGTGGCACCGTGAAGGCCTTCCTGCCGGACCATGACGTCTACATCACCGATTGGCGCGATGCCCGCGAGGTGCCGCTGGCAGGCCCCGATTTCGACCTCAACGACTACATCGACTACGTCATCCGCTACCTGCACCTGCTTGGCCGCGACACCCACGTGATCGCGGTCTGCCAGCCTTCGGTGCCGGTGGTGGCGGCGATCTCGCTGATGAACGAGGCGAAGGACCCGTCGGCGCCGCAAAGCGTCAGCCTGATCGGCGGCCCGATCGACACCCGCGTGGGCATCACCTCGGTCAACGATTTCGCCAAGAAGCACAGCATCGACTGGTTCCGCCGCCACGTCATCCATCGCGTGCCGATCGGCTATCCCGGGTCGTTCCGCCGCGTCTATCCGGGCTTCCTGCAGCTCGCCGGCTTCATGGCGATGAACATCGACCGCCACATGGAAGCGCACTGGCAGATGTTCCTGCATCTGGTGGAGGGCGACGGCGAGACGCTGACGTCCAAGCGCCGCTTCTACGAGGAGTACCGGGCGGTGATGGACATGTCCGCAGATTTCTACCTGCAGACCATCCACTCCGTGTTCCAGGAACACCTGCTGCCGCGCGGCCTGCTGCTCTATCGCGGCCACCGGGTCGATCCCTCGGCGATCGAGCGCACGGCGATCCAGACCATCGAGGGGGAACGCGACGACATTTCCGGCATCGGCCAGACCAAGGCGACCCACACCATGACCCCGAACCTCGCATCCGAAATGCGCGAGCACTGGGAACAGCCGGGCGTGGGCCATTACGGCCTGTTCAACGGGCAGCGCTTCCGGGCCGAG